One Streptomyces sp. CNQ-509 DNA window includes the following coding sequences:
- a CDS encoding LLM class flavin-dependent oxidoreductase → MSASPPPSAGADPPAVRVGVLLPRLPEEPAAWLAECAAYDSAGADALWLDGGPDPAHDVLALAAALAAATGRARLVVALPDHVPQAALLARALATVVLLSGGRLALAADSRRCAELGAVAPAVPAFRRLAPAGPGYEEPGAGRWTLAAAPAGPDAWRTALTGAAERGVHGLVVPAGQPLLEALRLSVSAERHTRHNRPTGARVTTERQSPHGSS, encoded by the coding sequence ATGAGCGCATCTCCACCTCCGTCCGCCGGCGCGGATCCGCCTGCGGTCCGCGTCGGAGTGCTACTCCCCCGGCTGCCGGAGGAGCCCGCGGCCTGGCTGGCGGAGTGCGCGGCGTACGACTCGGCGGGCGCCGACGCACTGTGGCTGGACGGCGGTCCCGACCCGGCGCACGACGTGCTGGCGCTCGCCGCCGCCCTGGCCGCCGCCACCGGCCGGGCGCGGCTGGTCGTCGCGCTGCCCGACCACGTGCCGCAGGCCGCGCTGCTGGCCCGGGCGCTGGCCACCGTGGTGCTGCTCAGCGGCGGCCGGCTCGCGCTCGCCGCCGACTCCCGGCGGTGCGCCGAACTCGGCGCCGTCGCACCGGCGGTGCCCGCCTTCCGCCGGCTCGCCCCCGCCGGACCCGGCTACGAGGAGCCGGGCGCCGGGCGCTGGACCCTGGCGGCGGCGCCCGCGGGTCCCGACGCCTGGCGGACCGCGCTCACCGGCGCCGCGGAGCGCGGGGTGCACGGTCTCGTCGTACCGGCCGGGCAGCCCCTGTTGGAGGCACTGCGCCTCAGCGTGAGTGCCGAACGTCACACGCGCCACAACCGCCCCACGGGTGCGCGCGTCACCACGGAGCGTCAGAGTCCGCATGGATCCTCGTGA
- a CDS encoding ABC transporter substrate-binding protein, translated as MPTRRKILAWGAAAAAAPALAGCGEEVGAARTTTAARGRPGQKVTLTFWTWVPLQKAVALWNEQNPDVRVDVQTVPANTSGGYQKMHSSLTAGDPPDLAQVEYYALPEFMLVNGLTDLSGYGADELKGAYVDWQWQQGVFAGKTYAIPQASGPMGLFYRQDLFDKWDIEVPATWDEYRAAAVKIKKRGSLITAFPPANAQWFAAFPWQRGAHWVTTEGDTWVVDLAGPESLEVADFWDGMLADGLVAPVQDAQSAFFKGLQTGGLATWPGAQWYDALIRGNAPRTEGRWRVAELPQWERGGHASSNWGGSATAILQGSRHPVEALEFAHWLNTDPGAIDLLIAAGYGWPAAKIELADSALGKPDPFFGGQRYNEVFQLADRNVDTSWRFAPTTTQSYAHIQDAFGRVLAGHGSLADALKDAEGMFVDDLKAKGLKARSAR; from the coding sequence ATGCCCACCCGAAGGAAGATCCTGGCGTGGGGCGCGGCGGCCGCCGCCGCGCCCGCACTGGCCGGCTGCGGCGAGGAGGTCGGCGCGGCCCGTACGACCACGGCGGCCAGGGGCAGGCCGGGGCAGAAGGTCACGCTCACCTTCTGGACCTGGGTGCCCCTGCAGAAGGCCGTGGCGCTGTGGAACGAGCAGAACCCGGACGTGCGGGTCGACGTGCAGACGGTGCCGGCCAACACCTCCGGCGGCTACCAGAAGATGCACTCCTCCCTCACCGCGGGCGACCCGCCCGACCTGGCGCAGGTGGAGTACTACGCACTGCCCGAGTTCATGCTGGTGAACGGCCTCACGGACCTGAGCGGGTACGGCGCCGACGAGCTGAAGGGCGCCTACGTCGACTGGCAGTGGCAACAGGGGGTGTTCGCCGGGAAGACCTACGCGATCCCGCAGGCGTCGGGCCCGATGGGGCTCTTCTACCGCCAGGACCTCTTCGACAAGTGGGACATCGAGGTCCCGGCCACGTGGGACGAGTACCGGGCCGCCGCGGTGAAGATCAAGAAGCGCGGCTCCCTCATCACCGCCTTCCCGCCCGCCAACGCCCAGTGGTTCGCCGCCTTCCCCTGGCAGCGCGGCGCCCACTGGGTGACCACCGAGGGCGACACCTGGGTGGTCGACCTCGCGGGCCCGGAGTCGCTCGAGGTCGCCGACTTCTGGGACGGGATGCTCGCCGACGGGCTCGTCGCGCCCGTCCAGGACGCGCAGTCGGCGTTCTTCAAGGGGCTGCAGACGGGAGGACTCGCCACCTGGCCGGGCGCGCAGTGGTACGACGCCCTGATCCGCGGCAACGCGCCGCGCACCGAGGGCCGGTGGCGGGTCGCCGAGCTGCCGCAGTGGGAGCGCGGCGGGCACGCCTCGTCCAACTGGGGCGGCTCGGCCACCGCGATCCTCCAGGGCAGCCGGCACCCGGTGGAGGCGCTGGAGTTCGCCCACTGGCTCAACACCGACCCCGGGGCGATCGACCTGCTGATCGCCGCGGGCTACGGCTGGCCCGCGGCGAAGATCGAGCTGGCGGACTCCGCGCTCGGCAAGCCCGACCCGTTCTTCGGCGGCCAGCGCTACAACGAGGTCTTCCAGCTCGCCGACCGCAACGTCGACACCTCCTGGCGCTTCGCGCCGACGACGACGCAGTCGTACGCGCACATCCAGGACGCCTTCGGCCGCGTCCTGGCCGGCCACGGCTCGCTCGCGGACGCCCTCAAGGACGCCGAGGGCATGTTCGTGGACGACCTGAAGGCCAAGGGGCTCAAGGCGAGGAGCGCGCGATGA
- a CDS encoding beta-galactosidase, whose amino-acid sequence MGRIHFGGDYNPEHWPEEVRAEDIRLMKEAGVSMVTAGIFSWALVEPRPGAYDFDWFGRVLDDLHGAGIRVCLATMTASPPPWLTEQHPEVLPQDADGVRRWPGSRQHFCPSSPVYREHAVRLVTELATRYGTHPALESWHIGNEYGCSNPRCYCDVSAADFRRWLHERYGTVEALNTAWATTFWSQRYGTFEEVFPPRTTPTFPNPAQVLDYARFCDDALLQCYLAEKEALRRITPDVPVTTNHMPLHKPVDPYAWAAHEDVQALDFYQDPYDPETHVGAALAFDVTRSAGGGRPWMLMEQAPSAVNWRARNSPKPPGTMRLWSWQAVAQGADAVLYFQWRATPGGAEKFHSAMVPHAGTDTRIFREVRALGRELAAVPQLAGARSRPEVALLADWHSWWALEQGSHPSADLDFAETLRRHYRPFFDAGVECDVVPPDRDLSAYRLVVVPNLYLMSTETGARLTEFVRAGGHLLVSYFTGISDDCDRVHLGGHPAPLREVLGLRVEEFWPLAEGQHLPLTGTLTGSGDLWSEAIDLEGAEEVAAFGAGELAGRPAVTRHAYGDGVAWYAGTRLPVAAMRALVDRVRAGAGVAPVLPGLPAGIQATVREGAEGRFLFLLNHGAGTATVTLPEPMPAVAGDGVDPAAGPVASVDLPARGVVVLRA is encoded by the coding sequence GTGGGGCGCATCCACTTCGGCGGCGACTACAACCCCGAGCACTGGCCGGAGGAGGTGCGGGCCGAGGACATCCGGCTGATGAAGGAGGCCGGGGTCTCCATGGTCACGGCCGGCATCTTCTCCTGGGCGCTGGTCGAACCGCGGCCCGGCGCGTACGACTTCGACTGGTTCGGCCGCGTGCTGGACGACCTGCACGGCGCCGGCATCCGCGTCTGCCTGGCGACGATGACCGCCTCCCCGCCGCCGTGGCTGACCGAACAACACCCCGAGGTGCTGCCGCAGGACGCCGACGGCGTCCGCAGGTGGCCCGGCTCACGCCAGCACTTCTGCCCCTCCAGCCCGGTCTACCGCGAGCACGCCGTGCGCCTGGTCACCGAGCTGGCCACCCGCTACGGCACCCACCCCGCCCTGGAGAGCTGGCACATCGGCAACGAGTACGGCTGCTCCAACCCCCGCTGCTACTGCGACGTCTCCGCCGCCGACTTCCGCCGCTGGCTGCACGAGCGCTACGGCACCGTCGAGGCGCTCAACACCGCCTGGGCCACCACCTTCTGGTCCCAGCGCTACGGCACCTTCGAGGAGGTGTTCCCGCCGCGCACCACCCCCACTTTCCCCAACCCGGCCCAGGTGCTGGACTACGCCCGCTTCTGCGACGACGCGCTGCTGCAGTGCTACCTCGCCGAGAAGGAGGCGCTGCGCCGGATCACCCCCGACGTGCCCGTCACCACCAACCACATGCCGCTGCACAAGCCCGTCGACCCGTACGCCTGGGCGGCGCACGAGGACGTCCAGGCACTGGACTTCTACCAGGACCCGTACGACCCCGAGACACACGTCGGCGCGGCCCTCGCCTTCGACGTGACCCGCTCGGCGGGCGGCGGGCGCCCCTGGATGCTGATGGAGCAGGCGCCCAGCGCCGTCAACTGGCGGGCCCGCAACAGCCCCAAGCCGCCCGGCACGATGCGGCTGTGGAGCTGGCAGGCCGTCGCGCAGGGCGCGGACGCGGTGCTGTACTTCCAGTGGCGGGCGACCCCCGGCGGCGCCGAGAAGTTCCACTCGGCGATGGTGCCGCACGCCGGCACCGACACCCGGATCTTCCGCGAGGTGCGCGCGCTGGGCCGGGAGCTGGCCGCGGTGCCGCAGCTCGCCGGCGCCCGCTCGCGCCCGGAGGTGGCGCTGCTCGCGGACTGGCACAGCTGGTGGGCGCTGGAGCAGGGCTCGCACCCGTCCGCGGACCTGGACTTCGCCGAGACGCTGCGCCGCCACTACCGGCCGTTCTTCGACGCGGGCGTGGAGTGCGACGTGGTGCCGCCGGACCGCGACCTGTCCGCGTACCGGCTCGTGGTGGTGCCGAACCTGTACCTGATGAGCACGGAGACGGGCGCCCGGCTGACCGAGTTCGTACGCGCCGGTGGCCACCTGCTCGTCTCGTACTTCACCGGCATCTCCGACGACTGCGACCGCGTCCACCTCGGCGGCCACCCGGCGCCGCTGCGCGAGGTGCTGGGGCTGCGCGTCGAGGAGTTCTGGCCGCTGGCCGAGGGGCAGCACCTGCCGCTGACCGGGACGCTGACCGGCAGCGGAGACCTGTGGTCCGAGGCGATCGACCTCGAAGGCGCCGAGGAGGTCGCGGCCTTCGGCGCGGGCGAGCTGGCCGGACGGCCTGCGGTCACCAGGCACGCGTACGGGGACGGAGTCGCCTGGTACGCGGGCACCCGGCTGCCGGTGGCGGCGATGCGCGCTCTGGTGGACCGGGTACGCGCCGGGGCGGGCGTGGCACCCGTGCTGCCGGGGCTGCCGGCGGGGATCCAGGCCACCGTGCGGGAGGGCGCGGAGGGGCGCTTCCTCTTCCTGCTCAACCACGGTGCCGGTACCGCGACCGTCACCCTGCCCGAGCCGATGCCCGCGGTCGCCGGCGACGGCGTGGACCCGGCGGCGGGACCGGTCGCCTCCGTCGACCTGCCCGCCCGCGGCGTCGTCGTCCTGCGGGCCTGA
- a CDS encoding SDR family NAD(P)-dependent oxidoreductase, with amino-acid sequence MTAAGATQLPHTARFDGRTAVVTGAAAGIGAATARRLAAEGAAVVVADIDGDRAEATAAEIRAAGGAAAAAAADVAEEDGWPRILAAAADFGPVGVLVSNAVAVDVAPAHETSPASWRRQVDVGLTAAFLGFRACLPGLRAQQGAPGAAVLVSSVHARHGIPGHPAYAAAKGGLLSLAGQLAVEYGPSVRVNTVLPGPVLTRLWDRVPEEDRRASAAQTAAGRLGAPEEVAAAVAFLAAPEASYVTGASLVVDGGWSVVKSSA; translated from the coding sequence GTGACAGCAGCCGGAGCCACGCAACTCCCGCACACCGCACGCTTCGACGGCCGCACCGCCGTCGTCACCGGGGCCGCCGCCGGCATCGGCGCGGCCACCGCCCGCCGGCTCGCCGCCGAGGGCGCCGCGGTCGTCGTCGCCGACATCGACGGCGACCGGGCGGAGGCCACGGCCGCGGAGATCCGCGCCGCGGGCGGCGCGGCGGCCGCGGCCGCCGCGGACGTGGCGGAGGAGGACGGCTGGCCCCGGATCCTGGCCGCGGCCGCGGACTTCGGGCCCGTCGGCGTCCTCGTCTCCAACGCCGTCGCCGTCGACGTCGCCCCCGCGCACGAGACGTCGCCCGCCTCCTGGCGGCGCCAGGTCGACGTCGGGCTGACGGCCGCGTTCCTCGGCTTCCGCGCCTGCCTGCCCGGGCTGCGCGCGCAGCAGGGCGCCCCGGGCGCCGCGGTGCTGGTCTCGTCGGTGCACGCCAGGCACGGCATCCCCGGCCACCCCGCGTACGCCGCCGCCAAGGGCGGGCTGCTGTCGCTGGCCGGCCAACTGGCCGTCGAGTACGGCCCGTCGGTGCGGGTGAACACCGTGCTGCCGGGACCGGTGCTCACCCGGCTCTGGGACCGCGTCCCCGAGGAGGACCGCAGGGCCAGCGCCGCGCAGACCGCCGCGGGGCGGCTGGGCGCGCCGGAGGAGGTGGCCGCCGCCGTCGCCTTCCTCGCCGCGCCCGAGGCGTCTTACGTCACCGGTGCGAGCCTGGTCGTGGACGGCGGCTGGAGCGTCGTAAAGTCATCGGCCTGA
- a CDS encoding DUF397 domain-containing protein, giving the protein MERIYNGMPAADLGTEGWHKPWSGGNGGNCVEAMKLRDGRIAVRHSAHPDGPALIYTPGEMDAFIEGAKAGEADFLLSRSPA; this is encoded by the coding sequence ATGGAACGCATTTACAACGGCATGCCGGCGGCGGACCTCGGCACCGAGGGCTGGCACAAGCCGTGGAGCGGCGGCAACGGCGGCAACTGCGTCGAGGCCATGAAGCTGCGGGACGGGCGCATAGCGGTACGGCACTCGGCACACCCCGACGGTCCCGCCCTCATCTACACCCCCGGTGAAATGGACGCGTTCATCGAGGGTGCCAAGGCCGGCGAAGCCGACTTCCTGCTGTCGCGGAGCCCGGCGTGA
- a CDS encoding helix-turn-helix transcriptional regulator encodes MSEPRSAPTVGQVVLGKRLQELRERAGLKREEAAKTLRVAPATVRRMETAEVALKVPYVQLLLQAYGIDQEEIDAFVALTEEANEPGWWQRFHDILPDWFSMYVSLEGAASLIRSYEPHFVPGLMQTEDYARHVLKVGSLGRVAPAEIERHVALRMERQELLTREDAPRFWVIVDETVLRRPVGEAAVMRAQVDRLLDIASLPNVTLQMAEFRTGHHPGTYSPFVLFRFAMPELPDMIYTEYLTGAVYLDGRHEVATHLAALDHMAAQAATAKRTKEILRDFRKEL; translated from the coding sequence GTGAGCGAACCGCGGTCTGCGCCGACCGTGGGGCAGGTCGTGCTCGGCAAGCGGCTCCAGGAGTTGCGCGAGCGGGCCGGGCTCAAGCGCGAGGAAGCCGCGAAGACCCTGCGCGTCGCCCCCGCCACCGTGCGCCGGATGGAGACCGCCGAGGTCGCGCTGAAGGTTCCGTACGTGCAACTGCTGTTGCAGGCGTACGGCATCGACCAGGAGGAGATCGACGCCTTCGTCGCGCTCACCGAGGAGGCCAACGAGCCCGGCTGGTGGCAGCGCTTCCACGACATCCTGCCCGACTGGTTCAGCATGTACGTGAGCCTGGAGGGCGCGGCGTCGCTCATCAGGTCGTACGAGCCGCACTTCGTGCCCGGTCTGATGCAGACCGAGGACTACGCGCGGCACGTGCTGAAGGTCGGCTCCCTCGGCCGGGTCGCGCCCGCGGAGATCGAGCGGCACGTCGCGCTCCGCATGGAGCGCCAGGAGCTGCTCACCCGCGAGGACGCGCCCCGCTTCTGGGTCATCGTGGACGAAACGGTCCTGCGCCGCCCGGTGGGCGAAGCCGCGGTGATGCGCGCGCAGGTCGACCGGCTCCTCGACATCGCCTCGCTGCCCAACGTCACGCTCCAGATGGCGGAGTTCCGCACCGGCCACCACCCGGGCACGTACAGCCCCTTCGTCCTCTTCCGGTTCGCCATGCCCGAGCTGCCGGACATGATCTACACCGAGTACCTCACCGGCGCCGTCTACCTCGACGGCCGGCACGAGGTGGCCACACACCTCGCCGCCCTGGACCACATGGCGGCCCAGGCGGCGACGGCTAAACGCACGAAGGAAATCCTCCGGGACTTCCGCAAGGAGCTGTGA
- a CDS encoding carbohydrate ABC transporter permease — protein sequence MSTSVKPGRARSGTAGRGRRGGRPDRKAWAFLGPFLALYLFAMVVPVLYAVYQSMLKVERSGPMGLGEPSVGFAGFENYSLALQQETFVDGFGRVLLFGIVQVPVMLLLALVLALLLDQVSHRWAGLLRATYFLPYGIPGVVATILWGFLYVPGVSPITSVLGDLGFQPDFLGYDSVLWSIANIVVWQFAGYNMLIIIAQLKSVPQELYEAARIDGAGPWQTALRIKIPLVRPALVLTTVFSIIGTMQLFAEPLVLKKVAPAVTTDYTPNLSAYFDAFANANLYLAAAKSVILAVVAMVLSFGFLSLVTRRQRSER from the coding sequence ATGAGCACATCCGTGAAACCCGGCCGGGCGCGGTCCGGCACGGCCGGCCGCGGCCGGCGCGGCGGCCGCCCCGACCGCAAGGCGTGGGCGTTCCTCGGCCCGTTCCTGGCGCTGTACCTGTTCGCGATGGTGGTGCCGGTCCTCTACGCCGTCTACCAGAGCATGCTGAAGGTCGAGCGCAGCGGCCCGATGGGGCTCGGCGAGCCGTCCGTCGGCTTCGCCGGCTTCGAGAACTACTCCCTGGCCCTGCAGCAGGAGACGTTCGTCGACGGCTTCGGCCGGGTGCTGCTCTTCGGCATCGTGCAGGTGCCGGTGATGCTGCTGCTCGCGCTGGTGCTCGCGCTGCTGCTGGACCAGGTCTCCCACCGCTGGGCGGGACTGCTGCGGGCCACGTACTTCCTGCCGTACGGCATCCCCGGCGTGGTCGCCACCATCCTGTGGGGCTTCCTGTACGTGCCCGGGGTCAGCCCGATCACGTCCGTGCTCGGCGACCTCGGCTTCCAGCCGGACTTCCTCGGCTACGACAGCGTGCTGTGGTCGATCGCCAACATCGTGGTCTGGCAGTTCGCCGGCTACAACATGCTGATCATCATCGCCCAGCTCAAATCCGTGCCGCAGGAGCTGTACGAAGCGGCCAGGATCGACGGCGCCGGGCCGTGGCAGACGGCGCTGCGCATCAAGATCCCGCTGGTACGGCCGGCCCTCGTGCTGACCACCGTGTTCTCCATCATCGGCACGATGCAGCTCTTCGCAGAACCGCTGGTGCTGAAGAAGGTCGCCCCGGCCGTCACCACCGACTACACCCCCAACCTCAGCGCGTACTTCGACGCCTTCGCGAACGCCAACCTCTATCTGGCGGCGGCCAAGTCGGTCATCCTCGCCGTCGTCGCCATGGTGCTGTCGTTCGGATTCCTCAGCCTCGTCACCCGCAGGCAAAGGAGCGAGCGGTGA
- a CDS encoding FadR/GntR family transcriptional regulator, which yields MAGYARRGVHGQTVETLAHRVLGGEIAEGATLDLAALQAELGVSLTALRESLKVLAAKGMVDARQKRGTFVRPRADWHLLDADVLRWRFETAGRQQGEGAAARAASPLLRDLDEVRGIVEPAAVRLAAVRRTDADLAALEAALTAMAGARDGAAEAVAADLAFHRALLAASHNELLERMDQVLASGLAARDRLVHGPGHHPSDPVPGHRAVLAAIRAQDPDAAEAAMHRLLAQAARDLAELSAGEPGAGSAEGSAAEPAGGSAAERAAGA from the coding sequence ATGGCGGGTTATGCGCGCCGCGGGGTGCACGGGCAGACGGTGGAGACCCTCGCGCACCGGGTGCTCGGCGGTGAGATCGCCGAGGGCGCCACCCTCGACCTCGCCGCCCTCCAGGCCGAGCTGGGCGTCAGCCTCACCGCGCTGCGCGAGTCGCTGAAGGTGCTGGCGGCCAAGGGCATGGTCGACGCCCGGCAGAAGCGCGGCACGTTCGTCCGGCCGCGCGCCGACTGGCACCTCCTCGACGCCGACGTGCTGCGGTGGCGCTTCGAGACCGCGGGCAGGCAGCAGGGCGAGGGCGCCGCCGCGCGGGCCGCCTCCCCGCTGCTGCGCGACCTGGACGAGGTGCGCGGGATCGTCGAGCCCGCGGCGGTCCGGCTGGCCGCGGTGCGGCGCACCGACGCGGACCTGGCGGCGCTGGAGGCGGCGCTCACGGCGATGGCCGGGGCGCGGGACGGCGCGGCCGAGGCGGTCGCCGCGGACCTCGCGTTCCACCGTGCCCTGCTGGCCGCCTCGCACAACGAACTGCTGGAGCGCATGGACCAGGTCCTCGCCAGCGGGCTGGCCGCCCGCGACCGCCTGGTGCACGGCCCCGGACACCACCCGAGCGACCCCGTGCCCGGCCACCGGGCCGTGCTGGCGGCGATACGGGCGCAGGACCCGGACGCCGCGGAGGCGGCGATGCACCGGCTCCTCGCCCAGGCGGCCCGGGACCTGGCCGAGTTGTCCGCCGGTGAGCCCGGCGCCGGCTCCGCCGAGGGTTCCGCCGCCGAGCCCGCCGGCGGGTCCGCCGCGGAGCGGGCGGCCGGGGCGTAG
- a CDS encoding carbohydrate ABC transporter permease: protein MSATGTRPRTGTEVAGSPPATPAPRPRRAPRPGRILLVAVLTAAALYFLLPVYWLVIAATKSNDSLYGSFGLWFDDPRLWDNLSRVFSYDGHVYLRWMLNSLLYAGVGAVLATLLSAAAGFALAKYNFAGREAVFTFVLAGVLLPSTALALPLYLMFSKLELTNTYWGVLIPSVVSPFGVYLCRIYAEAAVPDTLLEAARVDGAGEGRIFFSLVLRIMTPALVTVFLFQFVHIWNNYFLPLVMLSDDRKYPITLGLVTWQQAADRVPELTQYTIGGAFVSVIPLAVAMLVLQRFWQTGLTEGSVKE, encoded by the coding sequence GTGAGCGCCACCGGCACCCGGCCAAGGACCGGCACCGAGGTGGCCGGGTCTCCGCCCGCCACCCCCGCACCGCGCCCGCGGCGGGCACCGCGCCCCGGCCGCATCCTCCTGGTGGCCGTGCTCACGGCGGCCGCGCTGTACTTCCTGCTGCCGGTCTACTGGCTGGTGATCGCGGCCACCAAGTCGAACGACAGCCTCTACGGCTCCTTCGGCCTGTGGTTCGACGACCCGCGGCTATGGGACAACCTCAGCCGGGTCTTCAGCTACGACGGCCATGTCTACCTGCGCTGGATGCTGAACTCCCTGTTGTACGCGGGCGTCGGCGCGGTGCTGGCGACGCTGCTGTCCGCCGCGGCCGGCTTCGCACTCGCCAAGTACAACTTCGCGGGCCGGGAGGCGGTGTTCACGTTCGTCCTCGCCGGCGTGCTGCTGCCTTCGACGGCGCTGGCGCTGCCGCTGTACCTGATGTTCAGCAAGCTGGAGCTCACCAACACCTACTGGGGCGTCCTGATCCCCAGCGTCGTCAGCCCGTTCGGCGTCTACCTGTGCCGCATCTACGCGGAGGCGGCGGTGCCCGACACGCTGCTGGAGGCGGCGCGGGTGGACGGCGCGGGCGAAGGGCGGATCTTCTTCTCGCTGGTGCTGCGGATCATGACCCCGGCGCTGGTGACCGTCTTCCTCTTCCAGTTCGTGCACATCTGGAACAACTACTTCCTGCCGTTGGTGATGCTCTCCGACGACCGGAAGTACCCGATCACGCTCGGGCTGGTCACCTGGCAGCAGGCCGCGGACCGGGTGCCGGAACTCACCCAGTACACCATCGGCGGAGCCTTCGTCTCCGTCATCCCCCTGGCCGTCGCGATGCTCGTCCTCCAGCGCTTCTGGCAGACCGGGCTCACCGAGGGCAGCGTCAAGGAGTAG
- a CDS encoding LysM peptidoglycan-binding domain-containing protein has product MAGTGTRRAPKSRSTRRYAAAAGVGIALPVAGGIAATAAHAYTVEKGDTLSEIAEDNGFGPDWQRLYEANKEAVGDNPHLILPGQELDLGDEKAASKPAEADQSAAKTEQKQQRYVEHTVAAGETLATIAGKYDVPGGWQRVYVDNEEAIGDNPAALTVGTELRVDTEGGKVDKSIDPNGSSASEGSGGATEASQASVPTTESGIQAAAREIVPADQFTCFSSIVERESGWDHTATNPTSGAYGLMQALPGDKMASAGDDWRTNPVTQITWGLDYMNDRYGSPCGAWDFWQANNWY; this is encoded by the coding sequence ATGGCCGGAACCGGCACCCGGCGCGCGCCCAAGTCGCGCTCCACCCGCCGCTATGCCGCCGCTGCGGGGGTGGGCATAGCCCTGCCCGTCGCCGGCGGAATCGCGGCGACCGCCGCGCACGCCTATACGGTCGAGAAGGGCGACACCCTCTCGGAGATCGCCGAGGACAACGGGTTCGGTCCCGACTGGCAGCGGCTGTACGAGGCCAACAAGGAGGCCGTCGGCGACAATCCCCACCTGATCCTGCCGGGCCAGGAGCTGGACCTGGGGGACGAGAAGGCCGCGAGCAAGCCCGCCGAGGCCGACCAGAGCGCCGCCAAGACCGAGCAGAAGCAGCAGCGTTACGTCGAGCACACCGTCGCCGCCGGCGAGACGCTGGCCACGATCGCCGGGAAGTACGACGTGCCCGGCGGCTGGCAGCGGGTGTACGTCGACAACGAGGAGGCCATCGGCGACAACCCGGCCGCGCTGACGGTCGGCACCGAGCTGCGCGTCGACACCGAGGGCGGCAAGGTCGACAAGTCGATCGACCCGAACGGCTCGTCGGCGTCCGAGGGCTCCGGCGGCGCCACCGAGGCGTCGCAGGCGAGCGTCCCGACCACCGAGTCCGGCATCCAGGCGGCGGCCCGGGAGATCGTGCCCGCCGACCAGTTCACCTGCTTCAGCAGCATCGTGGAGCGCGAGAGCGGCTGGGACCACACCGCGACGAACCCCACCTCCGGCGCGTACGGCCTGATGCAGGCGCTGCCGGGCGACAAGATGGCCTCGGCCGGCGACGACTGGCGCACCAACCCGGTCACGCAGATCACGTGGGGCCTGGACTACATGAACGACCGCTACGGCAGCCCGTGCGGCGCGTGGGATTTCTGGCAGGCGAACAACTGGTACTGA